One genomic window of Geodermatophilus sp. DSM 44513 includes the following:
- a CDS encoding primosomal protein N' — MARVVVDVPLAHLDRTFDYAVPDTMVDDVRAGCRVRVRFAGQLVDGFVVELGEDTEHGGRLAPLAKVVSGEPVLTPEVLALARAVAERWGGTVTDVLRLAVPPRRAAAEKRPPAEPPPPPEPPDPAGFARYPTGPALLTAVAEGRPARAVWTALPGEDWPARLAELCRAALSGGRGALVVTPDGRDLDRLAAAAQARLPAGSVVVLRADAAPDARYRRFLDAARGTAKVVLGTRAAVYAPVADLGLVAIWDDGDDLHAEPRAPYAHARDVLVHRAHLASCAAVVAATARTAEAQLLVDSGWARELVADRATLRAAAPRVQALGADAELARDPAARTARLPSLTHRVAREALAAGAPVLVQVPRAGYAPGLACDRCRAPARCAACAGPLGIAAAPGPGGSRVPACRWCARPAATFDCPSCHGTKLRASVVGSARTAEELGRAFPGAAVRVSGRGTGVLAEVPPGPALVVATPGAEPVAEGGYGAALLLDSWALLGRADLRAGEETLRRWVNAAALVRPASAGGQVVVAADAAHAVVQALVRWDPGWLAARELADRRELGFPPATRMAALSGTPPALAEFLQAARLPAAADVLGPVPEPPRPGQDGDRERYLVRVPRGEGAALAHALAQVQGVRSAKKTREHVRVQLDPLDLV; from the coding sequence GTGGCCCGGGTCGTCGTCGACGTGCCCCTGGCGCACCTGGACCGGACCTTCGACTACGCGGTGCCGGACACCATGGTCGACGACGTCCGCGCCGGCTGCCGGGTGCGGGTGCGCTTCGCCGGGCAGCTGGTCGACGGCTTCGTCGTCGAGCTGGGCGAGGACACCGAGCACGGCGGGCGGCTGGCGCCGCTGGCCAAGGTGGTCTCCGGTGAGCCGGTGCTCACCCCCGAGGTCCTCGCGCTGGCCCGCGCGGTGGCCGAGCGCTGGGGCGGCACCGTCACCGACGTGCTGCGGCTGGCCGTGCCACCCCGCCGGGCCGCCGCGGAGAAGCGCCCGCCGGCCGAGCCGCCCCCGCCGCCGGAGCCACCGGACCCGGCCGGCTTCGCCCGGTACCCGACCGGCCCGGCGCTGCTGACCGCCGTCGCCGAGGGCCGCCCGGCCCGCGCGGTGTGGACCGCGCTGCCCGGGGAGGACTGGCCGGCCCGGCTGGCGGAGCTGTGCCGGGCGGCGCTGTCCGGTGGCCGCGGCGCCCTGGTCGTGACCCCCGACGGGCGCGACCTCGACCGGCTGGCCGCCGCCGCACAGGCCCGGCTGCCGGCGGGCTCGGTCGTCGTGCTGCGCGCCGACGCCGCCCCCGACGCCCGCTACCGGCGCTTCCTGGACGCCGCCCGCGGCACCGCGAAGGTGGTGCTCGGCACCCGCGCCGCGGTCTACGCGCCGGTCGCGGACCTCGGCCTGGTGGCCATCTGGGACGACGGCGACGACCTGCACGCCGAGCCGCGCGCCCCCTACGCGCACGCCCGCGACGTGCTGGTGCACCGCGCCCACCTCGCCTCCTGCGCGGCCGTCGTGGCGGCCACCGCGCGCACCGCCGAGGCGCAGCTGCTGGTCGACAGCGGCTGGGCCCGCGAGCTGGTCGCCGACCGGGCCACCCTGCGGGCCGCGGCCCCCCGGGTGCAGGCCCTCGGCGCGGACGCCGAGCTGGCCCGCGACCCGGCCGCCCGCACCGCCCGGCTGCCCAGCCTGACCCACCGCGTCGCCCGGGAGGCCCTGGCCGCCGGCGCGCCGGTGCTCGTGCAGGTGCCGCGGGCGGGCTACGCGCCCGGGCTGGCCTGCGACCGCTGCCGGGCACCGGCCCGCTGCGCGGCCTGCGCCGGGCCCCTGGGCATCGCGGCGGCGCCGGGCCCCGGCGGGTCGCGGGTGCCGGCCTGCCGGTGGTGCGCCCGGCCCGCGGCCACCTTCGACTGCCCCTCCTGCCACGGCACGAAGCTGCGCGCCTCCGTCGTCGGGTCGGCACGCACCGCGGAGGAGCTCGGGCGGGCCTTCCCCGGAGCCGCGGTACGGGTGTCCGGCCGCGGCACGGGGGTGCTGGCGGAGGTGCCCCCCGGCCCGGCGCTGGTCGTCGCCACCCCCGGCGCCGAGCCGGTCGCCGAGGGCGGGTACGGCGCGGCGCTGCTGCTGGACTCCTGGGCGCTGCTGGGGCGCGCCGACCTGCGGGCGGGGGAGGAGACGCTGCGCCGCTGGGTGAACGCCGCGGCGCTGGTCCGCCCCGCCTCGGCCGGCGGCCAGGTGGTGGTCGCCGCCGACGCCGCGCACGCCGTCGTCCAGGCCCTGGTGCGCTGGGACCCGGGGTGGCTGGCCGCCCGCGAGCTGGCCGACCGCCGCGAGCTCGGATTCCCCCCGGCCACGCGGATGGCAGCGCTGTCCGGGACGCCACCGGCGCTGGCGGAGTTCCTGCAGGCCGCGCGGCTGCCGGCCGCCGCCGACGTGCTGGGCCCGGTGCCCGAACCGCCGCGGCCCGGTCAGGACGGGGACCGGGAGCGGTACCTGGTGCGGGTGCCGCGCGGGGAGGGCGCGGCGCTGGCGCACGCGCTGGCGCAGGTGCAGGGCGTGCGCAGCGCGAAGAAAACGCGCGAGCACGTCCGCGTGCAGCTGGACCCCCTCGACCTGGTGTGA